The following proteins are co-located in the Spinactinospora alkalitolerans genome:
- the pstC gene encoding phosphate ABC transporter permease subunit PstC — translation MTTKEDSSTTARVPKGKRRIGDVIFANSAKGSGILILAILAGVAAFLIGQSYDSLSANTANFFTTSEWDANVRENPAFGIVALVFGTVLAAAIALLIATPIAIGIALFIVYYAPRRVAAVLGYLVDLLAAIPSVVYGLWGIGWLVDQLGPFYVTLEEYLGWIPLFAGPVSTTGRTMLTAGLVLAVMILPIITAMSRDVFHQVPQAHREAALALGATRWEMIRTAVIPFGRPGVIGGAMLGLGRALGETMAVAMILSPSLVISWFLLQSGNQTIAAHIALQYPEATGYGVSALIAAGLVLFAITLVVNMAARFVVARRKEFSS, via the coding sequence ATGACCACCAAGGAAGACTCGTCTACGACGGCCCGGGTACCCAAGGGCAAACGTCGGATCGGCGACGTCATCTTCGCCAACAGCGCCAAGGGATCGGGAATCCTGATCCTGGCGATCCTGGCGGGTGTCGCGGCGTTCCTCATCGGGCAGTCCTACGACTCGCTGAGCGCCAACACCGCGAACTTCTTCACCACCAGCGAGTGGGACGCCAACGTCCGCGAGAATCCGGCCTTCGGCATCGTCGCCCTGGTCTTCGGCACCGTGCTCGCCGCGGCCATCGCCCTGCTGATCGCGACCCCCATCGCCATCGGCATCGCGCTGTTCATCGTCTACTACGCCCCCCGCCGCGTCGCCGCCGTCCTGGGCTACCTGGTGGACCTGCTCGCCGCCATCCCCAGCGTCGTCTACGGCCTGTGGGGCATCGGCTGGCTGGTCGACCAGCTCGGGCCGTTCTACGTGACGCTGGAGGAGTACCTCGGCTGGATTCCGCTGTTCGCCGGCCCGGTGTCCACGACCGGCAGGACCATGCTGACGGCCGGGCTCGTGCTCGCCGTGATGATCCTGCCGATCATCACCGCGATGTCGCGGGACGTCTTCCACCAGGTCCCGCAGGCCCACCGGGAGGCCGCGCTGGCGCTGGGCGCCACCCGCTGGGAGATGATCCGCACGGCGGTCATCCCGTTCGGCCGCCCCGGCGTCATCGGCGGCGCCATGCTCGGCCTGGGCCGCGCGCTCGGCGAGACCATGGCGGTCGCCATGATCCTGTCCCCCTCGCTGGTCATCTCCTGGTTCCTGCTGCAGAGCGGCAACCAGACCATCGCCGCGCACATCGCGCTGCAGTACCCCGAGGCCACCGGATACGGGGTGTCGGCGCTGATCGCGGCCGGTCTTGTGCTCTTCGCGATCACCCTGGTCGTCAACATGGCCGCGCGGTTCGTCGTCGCGCGTCGCAAGGAGTTCTCGTCATGA
- the pstS gene encoding phosphate ABC transporter substrate-binding protein PstS, which yields MKLSRYGQFAGVALAGALALTACGSDQAVNPGDGGTAAAGSAECVDGGGTLAGAGSSAQENAVAAWIAAYTGACEGTTVNYDAVGSGAGRSQFIEGAVAWAGSDAALDETETEQATERCNGSEVVNLPAYISPIAVTFNLEGVDSLNLTPEVIAGIFNQEITTWNDEAIAADNPDVELPDTDIIPVNRSDESGTTENFAAYLSEAAGDAWPHEVSGDWPIEPVEAAQGSSGVVSAIEGGEGTIGYVDASHVGELGTVAVGVGGEFVEYSPEAASAIVDASPEREGNTENDHAVELDYLTEDADAYPIVLISYEIACMEYADQAEADLVKSFLSYVASEEGQQAAADEAGSAPISDATREKIQSTIDGITAGA from the coding sequence GTGAAGCTCTCTAGGTATGGCCAATTCGCGGGAGTGGCACTCGCCGGCGCCCTTGCGCTCACCGCCTGCGGCAGCGACCAGGCGGTGAACCCGGGCGACGGCGGCACCGCGGCCGCGGGCAGCGCCGAATGCGTCGACGGCGGCGGCACCCTCGCCGGCGCGGGATCCAGCGCGCAGGAGAACGCCGTTGCGGCCTGGATCGCCGCCTACACCGGCGCCTGCGAGGGCACCACGGTGAATTACGACGCGGTGGGTTCGGGAGCCGGGCGCTCCCAGTTCATCGAGGGCGCCGTGGCCTGGGCCGGCTCCGACGCCGCGCTGGACGAGACCGAGACCGAGCAGGCCACCGAGCGCTGCAACGGCTCCGAGGTCGTCAACCTCCCCGCCTACATCAGCCCGATCGCCGTCACCTTCAACCTGGAGGGGGTCGACTCCCTCAACCTCACGCCCGAGGTGATCGCCGGCATCTTCAACCAGGAGATCACCACCTGGAACGACGAGGCGATCGCGGCCGACAACCCCGACGTCGAGCTGCCCGACACCGACATCATCCCGGTGAACCGCTCCGACGAGTCCGGCACCACCGAGAACTTCGCCGCCTACCTGTCCGAGGCCGCCGGCGACGCCTGGCCGCACGAGGTCAGCGGCGACTGGCCGATCGAGCCGGTCGAAGCCGCGCAGGGCTCCTCCGGCGTCGTCTCCGCCATCGAGGGCGGCGAGGGCACCATCGGCTACGTCGACGCCTCGCACGTGGGCGAGCTCGGCACCGTGGCCGTCGGCGTCGGCGGGGAGTTCGTCGAGTACAGCCCCGAGGCCGCGTCCGCGATCGTGGACGCCTCCCCCGAGCGCGAGGGCAACACCGAGAACGACCACGCGGTCGAGCTCGACTACCTCACCGAGGACGCCGACGCCTACCCGATCGTGCTGATCAGCTACGAGATCGCCTGCATGGAGTACGCCGACCAGGCCGAGGCCGACCTGGTCAAGAGCTTCCTGAGCTACGTGGCCAGTGAGGAGGGCCAGCAGGCCGCCGCCGATGAGGCGGGCTCCGCGCCGATCTCCGACGCCACCCGGGAGAAGATCCAGTCCACCATCGACGGCATCACGGCAGGCGCCTGA
- the mshD gene encoding mycothiol synthase, with translation MSHIHITEALESARVEAVLALAESAREHDGIAPLSEQTLLRVRHGAQAGGADVRFHLLYEEAEGDAERLAGFGFAERSPDGGPDSGELVVAPGRRLHGYGTWLLNSLADESEGRGLRVWAHGGLPGARALARSAAAEQVRGLLKMRLALRGADSANTPALSGARLSDEARERLDIRPFAVGRDEQEWLRTNARAFADHPEQGGITLDDLRQREAEAWFDPAGFFVAADRSSGRIAGFHWTKTHADGAGLADEPVGEVYVVGVDPDWQGTGLGRELTLTGLRHLRDRGLPWVLLYVEEENPVAVRLYESLGFTLWDADVMYAVPVK, from the coding sequence ATGAGCCACATCCACATCACCGAAGCGCTGGAGTCCGCACGGGTCGAGGCCGTGCTCGCCCTCGCGGAGAGTGCGCGGGAGCACGACGGCATCGCCCCGCTGTCGGAGCAGACGCTGCTGCGCGTCCGGCACGGCGCGCAGGCGGGCGGCGCCGACGTGCGCTTCCACCTCCTGTACGAGGAGGCCGAAGGCGACGCGGAGCGGCTCGCCGGTTTCGGTTTCGCCGAGCGCTCCCCCGACGGCGGACCGGATTCGGGCGAGCTCGTCGTCGCCCCGGGTCGGCGGCTGCACGGGTACGGGACGTGGCTGCTGAACTCGCTCGCGGACGAGAGCGAGGGGCGCGGCCTGCGCGTGTGGGCGCACGGCGGACTGCCCGGCGCGCGGGCGCTGGCCCGTTCGGCCGCCGCCGAGCAGGTGCGCGGGCTGCTGAAGATGCGCCTCGCACTGCGCGGCGCCGACTCCGCGAACACCCCGGCCCTCTCCGGGGCCCGGCTCTCCGACGAGGCCAGGGAGCGGCTGGACATCCGCCCCTTCGCCGTCGGCCGGGACGAGCAGGAGTGGCTGCGGACCAACGCCCGCGCCTTCGCCGACCATCCGGAGCAGGGCGGCATCACGCTCGACGACCTCCGGCAGCGCGAGGCCGAGGCGTGGTTCGATCCGGCCGGGTTCTTCGTCGCCGCCGACCGCTCCAGCGGCCGGATCGCCGGCTTCCACTGGACCAAGACGCACGCCGACGGCGCCGGCCTCGCCGATGAGCCCGTGGGCGAGGTCTACGTCGTCGGCGTGGACCCCGACTGGCAGGGCACCGGCCTGGGGCGCGAGCTCACCCTGACGGGGCTGCGCCACCTGCGCGACCGCGGGCTGCCGTGGGTGCTGCTCTACGTCGAGGAGGAGAACCCCGTCGCGGTGCGACTGTACGAGTCCCTGGGGTTCACCCTCTGGGACGCCGATGTGATGTACGCCGTACCCGTGAAGTGA
- a CDS encoding winged helix-turn-helix transcriptional regulator, with protein MSHLLLLTNSSEPSDHVLPALGLLLHSVRVAPAEASALLVPGPDRTSGVPVDAILVDARTELAAARNLCRLLNTTGLDCPLIPILTEGGIAALTSDWQVNDFLLTTAGPAEVEARLRLSIGQADTAGDDPDEIRRGDLTIDEATYIARLRGRILDLTFKEFELLKFLAQHPGRVFTRAQLLQEVWGYDYFGGTRTIDVHVRRLRAKLGAEYESLIGTVRNVGYRFVPDPASRAASEEAVRRVDDAQAGGTGEAPLKQERVSH; from the coding sequence ATGAGCCACCTGCTGCTGTTGACGAACTCCAGCGAACCGTCCGATCACGTGCTGCCCGCCCTTGGTCTGCTGCTGCACTCGGTCCGGGTCGCCCCGGCCGAGGCGAGCGCGCTGCTCGTGCCCGGACCCGACCGTACGTCCGGCGTCCCCGTGGACGCCATCCTGGTCGACGCCCGCACCGAGCTCGCCGCCGCCCGCAACCTCTGCCGCCTGCTGAACACCACGGGGCTGGACTGCCCGCTGATCCCGATCCTCACCGAGGGCGGCATCGCCGCCCTCACCTCCGACTGGCAGGTGAACGACTTCCTCCTCACCACGGCGGGCCCGGCCGAGGTCGAGGCGCGGCTGCGGTTGTCCATCGGCCAGGCCGACACCGCGGGCGACGACCCCGACGAGATCCGCCGCGGCGACCTCACGATCGACGAGGCCACCTACATCGCCCGGTTGCGCGGCCGGATCCTCGACCTCACCTTCAAGGAGTTCGAGCTGCTGAAGTTCCTGGCCCAGCACCCCGGCCGGGTCTTCACCCGCGCCCAGCTGCTGCAGGAGGTCTGGGGCTACGACTACTTCGGCGGTACCCGCACCATCGACGTCCACGTGCGGCGGCTGCGCGCGAAGCTGGGCGCCGAGTACGAGTCGCTGATCGGCACCGTGCGCAACGTCGGCTACCGGTTCGTGCCGGATCCCGCGTCCAGGGCGGCCAGCGAGGAGGCCGTAAGACGGGTCGACGACGCGCAGGCCGGGGGAACCGGGGAAGCGCCCCTGAAGCAGGAACGCGTTTCGCACTAG
- a CDS encoding MoaD/ThiS family protein produces the protein MVSGTIRYWAAAKEAAGAAEEPYEAATLAEALDRVRSRHAGNQRLLQVLRRSSFLVDERPVGRRPHDEVALTEGGSVEVLPPFAGG, from the coding sequence ATGGTGAGTGGAACCATTCGGTACTGGGCGGCGGCCAAGGAGGCCGCCGGAGCCGCCGAGGAGCCTTACGAGGCCGCGACCCTGGCCGAGGCGCTGGACCGGGTCCGGTCCCGGCACGCCGGCAACCAGCGGCTGCTCCAGGTGCTGCGGCGGTCGTCGTTCCTGGTGGATGAGCGGCCGGTGGGCAGGCGCCCGCACGACGAGGTGGCGCTCACCGAGGGCGGGAGCGTCGAGGTGCTGCCGCCCTTCGCCGGAGGATGA
- a CDS encoding glutaredoxin family protein: MTGGSPHRITMLGRPGCHLCDEALAVIERVAAELGVSYEVRDITVAPAEEKEEYWEKIPVTFVDGARHDFWRVSEKRLRAALRGAH; encoded by the coding sequence ATGACGGGTGGATCGCCGCACAGGATCACCATGCTGGGCAGACCGGGCTGCCATTTGTGCGACGAGGCGCTGGCGGTCATCGAGCGCGTCGCGGCGGAGCTGGGCGTGTCCTATGAGGTGCGCGACATCACGGTGGCTCCGGCGGAGGAGAAGGAGGAGTACTGGGAGAAGATCCCGGTGACGTTCGTCGACGGGGCCCGGCACGACTTCTGGCGGGTCAGCGAGAAGCGGCTGCGCGCCGCCCTCCGGGGCGCCCACTGA
- a CDS encoding redox-sensing transcriptional repressor Rex: MTSRTPKPRDRDRGIPEATVARLPVYLRALQALSDRGTPTVSSEELATVAGVNSAKLRKDLSHLGSYGTRGVGYDVEYLIYQISRELGLTQDWSVAIVGAGNLGRALANYGGFGTRGFRIAALLDADAAVVGDEVAGLSVRHIDTLEDVVSMEKVSIGVIATPAAAAQGVCDRFVSAGVTSVLNFAPVVLNVPDGVDVRKVDLSIELQILAFHEQRKADGHEGPDWIGALEA; the protein is encoded by the coding sequence GTGACCAGCCGCACACCGAAACCTCGGGATCGGGACAGGGGGATTCCCGAGGCGACCGTCGCGAGGCTCCCGGTGTACCTGCGCGCCCTGCAGGCCCTGAGCGACCGGGGCACGCCGACGGTCTCCTCCGAGGAGCTGGCGACCGTCGCGGGGGTCAACTCGGCGAAGCTGCGCAAGGACCTCTCGCACCTCGGCTCCTACGGGACCCGCGGCGTCGGCTACGACGTCGAGTACCTGATCTACCAGATCTCCCGTGAACTTGGTCTCACCCAGGACTGGTCCGTGGCCATCGTCGGCGCGGGCAACCTGGGCCGCGCACTGGCCAATTACGGGGGGTTCGGGACCCGCGGCTTCCGGATCGCGGCGCTGCTCGACGCCGATGCCGCGGTGGTCGGGGACGAGGTCGCGGGCCTGTCGGTGCGGCATATTGACACGCTGGAGGACGTTGTCTCGATGGAGAAGGTGTCCATCGGCGTCATCGCCACTCCCGCGGCCGCGGCCCAGGGGGTGTGCGACCGCTTCGTGAGCGCGGGCGTGACCAGCGTGCTGAACTTCGCGCCGGTCGTCCTCAATGTGCCTGACGGAGTGGATGTGCGTAAGGTCGATTTGTCCATCGAACTTCAGATCCTGGCCTTCCACGAGCAGCGGAAGGCCGACGGTCACGAGGGACCGGACTGGATCGGGGCCTTGGAGGCGTGA
- a CDS encoding glutamyl-tRNA reductase, with the protein MSVLAVGMSHRSSSVALLERVALSDETRLKVMSEMVGTSAVNEAMIVATCNRTEVYADVDKFHAGVAAISELLSWHTGVPLSELTRHFYVHYEERAIQHLFSVACGLDSMVVGEGQILGQVRDSLKSAQQGGTLGRVLNDLGQRALRVGKRAHTETHLDHAGADMVALGLAVAGRHLSSAAEGGAEGGEARAAAHCPVDAVHAEAVQGIEEITAAIPQPQTLTGRSVMVLGAGSMSALSANTVARRGAGSVVVANRTFERAARLAECLTEAYEPIRGRAIAFEQAADELAGVDLVISCTGAQGLVLTRETVQAAVARRSGRPLVLLDLALPRDIDEAVRGLPGVELVDIEDLRQAAAAGADEAAGRTGDVSAVRDIVEEEVAEYQSVRRAELVAPTVVALRSKARMVVDTELSRLQGRLPDLDDKARGEIVHAMRRVVDKLLHQPTVRVKQLAAEPNGDSYEAALRELFDLDPKTPDAVTNIDPAVGKEM; encoded by the coding sequence ATGAGTGTCCTCGCCGTTGGGATGAGCCACCGCAGCTCATCCGTGGCGCTGCTGGAGCGCGTCGCGTTGAGCGACGAGACGCGCCTCAAGGTCATGTCCGAGATGGTCGGCACCTCCGCGGTCAACGAGGCGATGATCGTCGCCACGTGCAACCGCACGGAGGTCTACGCCGATGTGGACAAGTTCCACGCCGGCGTCGCCGCCATCTCCGAACTGCTCTCCTGGCACACCGGCGTCCCGCTGAGCGAGCTCACCCGGCACTTCTACGTGCACTACGAGGAGCGCGCGATCCAGCACCTGTTCTCCGTGGCGTGCGGGCTGGACTCCATGGTCGTGGGCGAGGGCCAGATCCTCGGACAGGTCCGCGACTCCCTCAAGAGCGCCCAGCAGGGCGGCACGCTGGGCCGGGTCCTCAACGACCTCGGCCAGCGCGCGCTGCGGGTCGGCAAGCGCGCGCACACCGAGACCCACCTCGACCACGCCGGCGCCGACATGGTCGCCCTCGGCCTGGCCGTCGCCGGCCGGCACCTGTCCTCCGCGGCCGAGGGGGGCGCGGAGGGAGGCGAGGCCCGCGCGGCCGCGCACTGCCCCGTCGACGCCGTGCACGCCGAGGCCGTCCAGGGCATCGAGGAGATCACCGCGGCGATCCCGCAGCCGCAGACCCTCACCGGCCGCAGCGTCATGGTCCTGGGCGCCGGTTCGATGAGCGCCCTGTCCGCCAACACCGTGGCCCGCAGGGGCGCGGGCTCCGTCGTGGTCGCCAACCGCACGTTCGAGCGGGCCGCCCGGCTGGCCGAGTGCCTGACCGAGGCCTACGAGCCCATCCGCGGCCGCGCCATCGCCTTCGAGCAGGCCGCCGACGAGCTCGCAGGCGTCGACCTGGTGATCTCCTGCACGGGCGCGCAGGGGCTGGTGCTCACCCGCGAGACGGTCCAGGCCGCCGTCGCCCGCAGGAGCGGGCGCCCCCTGGTCCTGCTCGACCTCGCGCTGCCGCGCGACATCGACGAGGCCGTCCGCGGGCTGCCCGGCGTCGAGCTGGTCGACATCGAGGACCTGCGGCAGGCCGCCGCGGCGGGCGCCGACGAGGCCGCCGGCCGCACCGGTGACGTCTCCGCCGTCCGCGACATCGTGGAGGAGGAGGTCGCCGAGTACCAGTCGGTGCGCCGCGCCGAACTCGTCGCCCCCACGGTCGTCGCGCTGCGCAGCAAGGCGCGGATGGTCGTCGACACCGAGCTCTCCCGGCTCCAGGGCCGGCTGCCCGACCTCGACGACAAGGCGCGCGGCGAGATCGTCCACGCCATGCGCCGCGTCGTCGACAAGCTGCTGCATCAGCCCACGGTCCGCGTCAAGCAGCTCGCCGCCGAACCCAACGGCGACTCCTACGAGGCCGCGCTGCGCGAACTGTTCGACCTGGACCCGAAGACCCCCGACGCGGTCACCAATATCGATCCCGCCGTCGGCAAGGAGATGTGA
- the hemC gene encoding hydroxymethylbilane synthase gives MTPAPARLGTRRSTMATTQSQAVADAITERTGVPVELMLITSFGDVTKAHLTQLGGTGVFVNALRDELLGGGIEFAVHSLKDLPTSPAEGLTLVAITERDDPRDALCARDGLKFADLPAGARVGTGSPRRVAQLAALRPDLDYVPIRGNAETRLGKIASGDVDAVVLAHAGLARVGRLDDVTEVFEPEQMLPAPGQGALAVECRTADAAGDLAYLAVVDHAETRAEVTAERIVLAELEAGCAAPVGAFAECRDGRLRLRAAVVAPDGGQAVRREGAVRIGDFRDAPEAAVHLGRELAREMIAQGADRIVAGAASAGRDD, from the coding sequence ATGACACCCGCACCGGCCCGGCTCGGCACCCGCCGCAGCACCATGGCCACCACCCAGTCCCAGGCGGTCGCCGACGCGATCACCGAGCGCACCGGCGTGCCCGTCGAGCTGATGCTGATCACCAGCTTCGGCGATGTCACCAAGGCGCACCTGACCCAGCTCGGCGGCACCGGGGTGTTCGTCAACGCGCTCCGCGACGAGCTGCTCGGAGGGGGCATCGAGTTCGCGGTGCACTCCCTCAAGGACCTGCCCACGTCGCCGGCCGAAGGGCTGACCCTGGTCGCCATCACCGAGCGCGACGACCCCCGCGACGCGCTGTGCGCCCGCGACGGCCTGAAGTTCGCCGACCTCCCCGCCGGGGCCAGGGTCGGCACCGGCTCGCCGCGCCGGGTCGCCCAGCTCGCGGCGCTGCGCCCCGACCTCGACTACGTCCCGATCCGCGGCAACGCCGAGACGCGGCTGGGCAAGATCGCCTCGGGCGACGTCGACGCCGTGGTCCTCGCGCACGCCGGCCTGGCCCGGGTCGGCCGCCTCGACGACGTCACCGAGGTGTTCGAGCCCGAGCAGATGCTGCCGGCCCCCGGTCAGGGCGCGCTCGCCGTGGAGTGCCGGACCGCCGACGCGGCCGGCGACCTGGCCTACCTGGCCGTCGTCGACCACGCCGAGACCCGGGCCGAGGTCACCGCCGAACGCATCGTCCTGGCCGAACTGGAGGCCGGGTGCGCCGCGCCCGTCGGCGCCTTCGCCGAGTGCCGCGACGGCCGGCTGCGGCTGCGCGCCGCGGTCGTCGCCCCCGACGGCGGCCAGGCCGTCCGCAGGGAGGGCGCCGTGCGCATCGGCGACTTCCGTGACGCGCCCGAGGCAGCCGTTCACCTGGGACGGGAGCTGGCGCGCGAGATGATCGCGCAGGGGGCCGACCGCATCGTGGCCGGCGCGGCATCGGCCGGACGGGACGACTGA
- a CDS encoding uroporphyrinogen-III synthase, producing MNPQTENHESRSQAPTAPAVGHVALVGAGPGDPELLTLRAVALLARADVVFTLREPGPEMAKHRPALLRHCRDDAKVVEPAECGGDADALAVAHARDGHRVVRLYSGDPLLGCRGADLALACREAGVEFEIAPGLSSISAVPAYAGVPLMPEGVNEVRVVNAKDTGLDWNRLAEGEATLVAMFPDAPDDEDAGAGGPGFDRICKALIAGGRPDTTPVAVTRMGSTTEQTTVTSTLARLTADLKAADAKGNTVTKPALLIVGEAVRRQGRLSWFETRPLFGWRVLVPRTKEQAPALSEQLRGYGAVPEEVPTISVEPPRTPQQMERAVRGLVTGRYQWVAFTSVNAVKAIRERFEEYGLDARAFAGVKVAAVGEQTAAALRAFGVQPDLTPPGDRQSASGLVEVWPPYDAELDPIERVLLPRADIATEVLAAGLVDLGWEVDDVTAYRTVRAAPPPAPIREAIKGGGFDAVLFTSSSTVRNLVGIAGKPHNTTVIAVIGPETAKTAEEFGLRVDVVAPRTSVSALAAALSEYGAAQRAAAVEAGKPVLRPSQKRRGRRRKTL from the coding sequence TTGAACCCGCAGACTGAGAACCACGAGTCGCGGTCGCAGGCCCCGACCGCGCCCGCCGTCGGCCACGTCGCCCTGGTCGGCGCGGGGCCGGGCGACCCGGAGCTGCTGACGCTGCGGGCCGTCGCGCTGCTCGCTCGCGCCGATGTCGTCTTCACCCTGCGCGAGCCGGGTCCGGAGATGGCCAAGCACCGTCCCGCGCTGCTGCGGCACTGCCGCGACGACGCCAAGGTGGTCGAGCCCGCCGAGTGCGGCGGCGACGCCGACGCGCTCGCGGTCGCGCACGCCCGCGACGGCCACCGGGTGGTGCGCCTCTACAGCGGCGACCCCCTGCTGGGCTGCCGGGGCGCCGACCTCGCCCTGGCCTGCCGCGAGGCCGGCGTCGAGTTCGAGATCGCACCGGGGCTGTCCTCGATCTCCGCGGTCCCGGCCTACGCCGGTGTGCCGCTGATGCCCGAGGGCGTCAACGAGGTGCGCGTCGTCAACGCCAAGGACACCGGGCTCGACTGGAACCGGCTGGCCGAGGGCGAGGCGACGCTCGTCGCCATGTTCCCCGACGCGCCCGACGACGAGGACGCCGGAGCCGGCGGCCCCGGATTCGACCGCATCTGCAAGGCCCTCATCGCCGGCGGCCGGCCCGACACCACGCCCGTGGCCGTCACCCGCATGGGCAGCACCACCGAGCAGACCACCGTGACCTCGACGCTGGCCAGGCTCACCGCCGACCTCAAGGCCGCCGACGCCAAGGGCAACACGGTCACCAAGCCCGCGCTGCTGATCGTCGGCGAGGCCGTGCGGCGGCAGGGCCGGCTGTCGTGGTTCGAGACCCGGCCGCTGTTCGGCTGGCGGGTGCTCGTGCCGCGTACGAAGGAGCAGGCGCCGGCCCTTTCGGAGCAGCTCCGCGGCTACGGCGCGGTGCCAGAAGAGGTGCCCACCATCTCGGTGGAGCCGCCGCGCACCCCGCAGCAGATGGAGCGCGCCGTGCGCGGCCTGGTCACCGGCCGGTACCAGTGGGTCGCCTTCACCTCGGTCAACGCCGTCAAGGCCATCCGCGAGCGCTTCGAGGAGTACGGCCTGGACGCCCGCGCGTTCGCGGGCGTGAAGGTCGCGGCCGTGGGCGAGCAGACCGCCGCCGCGCTGCGCGCGTTCGGCGTCCAGCCCGACCTCACCCCGCCCGGCGACCGGCAGTCGGCCTCCGGCCTGGTCGAGGTCTGGCCGCCCTACGACGCCGAGCTCGACCCGATCGAGCGGGTGCTGCTGCCGCGCGCCGACATCGCGACCGAGGTCCTCGCCGCGGGGCTCGTCGACCTCGGCTGGGAGGTCGACGACGTCACCGCCTACCGCACCGTGCGCGCGGCCCCGCCGCCCGCCCCGATCCGCGAGGCCATCAAGGGCGGCGGCTTCGACGCGGTGCTGTTCACCTCCTCCTCCACGGTCCGCAACCTCGTCGGCATCGCGGGCAAGCCGCACAACACCACCGTCATCGCCGTGATCGGCCCGGAGACCGCGAAGACCGCCGAGGAGTTCGGCCTGCGGGTCGACGTCGTCGCGCCGAGAACCTCGGTTTCGGCACTCGCGGCCGCCCTTTCGGAGTACGGTGCGGCTCAGCGGGCCGCGGCCGTCGAGGCGGGCAAGCCGGTCCTGCGCCCCAGCCAGAAGCGGCGCGGCCGCAGACGCAAGACCCTGTGA
- the hemB gene encoding porphobilinogen synthase, protein MTARFPVARPRRLRSTPALRRLVAETRVRPADLILPLFVKEGIEAPNPVSSMPGVVQHTRESLRKAAHEAVEAGVGGLMLFGVPEVKDERGSAADDPAGIVQKALRDLSSDLGDDIVIMADLCLDEYTSHGHCGLLTPSGAVDNDATLERYASIAVAQAAAGVQVVAPSGMMDGQVAAIRAALDRAGYTDVAILAYAAKYASAFYGPFREAAEGAPQFGDRTGYQQDPANALESLREVELDIAEGADMVMVKPGLAYLDVVAKVAESVYVPVSAYQVSGEYAMVEAAAQNGWLDRDRVILETLTAYRRAGARQILTYWATEAARLLR, encoded by the coding sequence ATGACCGCCCGTTTCCCCGTGGCCCGGCCGCGCCGGCTGCGCAGCACGCCGGCGCTGCGGCGGCTGGTGGCCGAGACCCGGGTGCGCCCCGCCGACCTGATCCTGCCGCTGTTCGTCAAGGAGGGCATCGAGGCGCCCAATCCGGTGTCGTCCATGCCGGGCGTCGTCCAGCACACCCGCGAGAGCCTGCGCAAGGCCGCCCACGAGGCGGTCGAGGCAGGTGTCGGCGGCCTGATGCTGTTCGGCGTCCCCGAGGTCAAGGACGAGCGCGGCTCCGCGGCCGACGACCCCGCCGGCATCGTGCAGAAGGCGCTGCGCGACCTGTCGTCCGACCTCGGCGACGACATCGTGATCATGGCCGACCTGTGCCTGGACGAGTACACCTCGCACGGCCACTGCGGCCTGCTGACCCCATCCGGCGCGGTCGACAACGACGCGACGCTGGAGCGCTACGCCTCGATCGCCGTCGCCCAGGCCGCGGCCGGCGTGCAGGTGGTCGCGCCCAGCGGCATGATGGACGGCCAGGTCGCGGCCATCCGCGCCGCGCTGGACCGGGCCGGCTACACCGACGTCGCGATCCTCGCCTACGCGGCGAAGTACGCCTCGGCCTTCTACGGCCCGTTCCGCGAGGCCGCCGAGGGCGCCCCGCAGTTCGGCGACCGGACCGGCTACCAGCAGGACCCGGCCAACGCCCTGGAGTCGCTGCGCGAGGTCGAGCTGGACATCGCCGAGGGCGCCGACATGGTGATGGTCAAACCCGGCCTGGCCTACCTGGACGTCGTCGCGAAGGTCGCCGAGTCGGTCTACGTACCGGTCTCCGCCTACCAGGTGAGCGGCGAGTACGCGATGGTCGAGGCCGCAGCGCAGAACGGCTGGCTGGACCGCGACAGGGTCATCCTGGAGACCCTCACCGCCTATCGGAGGGCGGGGGCCCGCCAGATCCTCACCTACTGGGCCACCGAGG